GCGCACCAGCTCGGTGCAGGTCGCTACGGCGCCCGATGCCTGTCGCGCGACGCGCCCGGCGGTGTTACAACTCGTTGCAGTAGCGCAGCTGTTGCGCCTCATTGTGCTTTGCCGGAAACCCCGCGCGGCGCACATCGGGCGCCGTTCGATTGCCGCTTTTGGGTTCAACGATGAAAAAGATGTTGCTGATCGGCATCGGCCCGGGTCACCCGGACTATCTGACGATCCAGGCGATCGAGGCGATGCGCCGCGTCGACGTCTTCTTCTTCCTCGAGAAGGCCGGCGACGGCAAGGGCGAGCTGATCCGCATCCGCCGCGAAATCCTGGAGCGCTACGTGCCGGAGGGGCGCTACCGCACTTTCACGGTGAAGAGCCCGCAGCGTGACGGGAGCGGCGCCTACCGCGACGGGGTCGAGGCCTGGTATCGTGCCAAAGCGGATCTCTTTGTCGGCTTGATCCAGGACGAGCTGGCCGACGGCGAATGCGGCGCCTTGCTGCTTTGGGGCGATCCGTCGCTCTATGACGGCACCCTGTCGATACTGAAAGGCCTCCTCGACGACGGGCCGGTGGCCTTCGAGCTGGATGTCATCCCCGGCATCACCAGCATCCAGGCCCTGACGGCGCGCCACCGGATCCCGTTGAACCGGATCGGCGAGGGCATTCAGGTGACCACCGCCCGCCGCCTCGCCGCGAGCGATCCCGAGGACATCACCAATACCGTCGTCATGCTGGACTCGAACGCCTCCTTCCGCGAGCTTGCCGAGACCGACCTGACCATCTACTGGGGGGCCTATCTCGGTACCGAGGACGAGATGCTGGTTTCGGGCCGGCTCGGGGACGTCGCCGCCGACCTCGCCGAGCGGGCACTGCGGGCCAAGGCAGAGAAGGGCTGGCTGATGGACATCTACCTGCTGCGCAAGGAGGACTCGGGCGACTGAGACTCTTCCTGGGGCGGCATGCACGGTGCCACCTCGCCGCAGTGGACCGGGGCAATGGTCTTTGCCAAGCTCGGCCGGCCTGGGACAATAGTCGCCTGCATGGGCGTCACGCTGCGACGCCCCAACACAGGCCGATCAACATGCTAAGGATCATCGATCGCTATCTCATTCTCGAGGTGCTGAAGGCCTTCGTCGCCGTTTCGGCCGTCCTCATGCTCGTGGTCGTGAGCATGCTGTTGCTGCGCGTCCTGGAAGAGGCGAATCTCGGTGCCCTCAACAGCGGTTTGGTGCTGCGATTCCTGTCCCTAGAGTTTTCGCGCGCGCTCTCGAGCCTTCTCGCGCCGGCCTTCTTTCTCGCGATCCTGGTCGCCTATGGGCGCATGTCGCGCGATAGCGAAATGATCGCCTTTTGGGCGGGTGGGGTCGGCCCGGGCCGGCTCTATCGCGCGCTCATCTATGTTGCCGTGCCGCTCGCCCTACTGACCGCCTGGACCGCGCTGGATCTCAAGCCGTGGGTGGTGCGCGAGATCCAGTTGGTCCGCGTGCAGCAGAAGGATCAGGGCGCCCAGATCGCGGGTCTGCAGGCCGGGCGGTTCTATCAGCAATTCGACGGCGACGTGACCCTTTATATCGGCGAGATCGACGATCAGCGCCGTCTGAGGCACGTGTTCATCCACGATCGGCGCGGTTCGGTGGAGCGGCTCGTGCTGAGCGACATCGGCTATTACCAGATGGACGAAGCGACAGGCGATCATTTGGTCACGCTGTTGAACGGGCGGCGTTATGACGGGCGGCCGGGGGCGGCCGACTACAGCATCGGCGAGTTCGAGACCTATCGCGTCTGGATCGAGGCCCGCACCGCCAAGCTCTATGGTCACAAACGCTCGCTCATGCCGACCGGCGAACTCATCGGATCGGACGACCCGCAGGATCGGGCCGAACTCGAAAACCGCCTGGCCGATCCGCTCGCGATCCTCACGCTGGCGATCATCGCCGTCCCCCTCGGCATCGGCTCGCCGCGCCAGCGCGGCACCGCCAGGATCCTGCTCGCCTTCCTCACCTACTTCAGCTTCTTCAACCTGCAAAGGCTCGCCGAGACCTGGTTGGGGCAGGGCGTCACTCCGCTCTGGCTCGGCAGCCTCTGGTACCAGCCCCTGATCATGTCGATCGTCTTCGGGATCCTCCTCTCCGATAGCTATTGGCTCAAACGCCTCCAGCGCCGCCTCGGGTTTGCCAAGGCGCCGAGCGGGATCTGACCGAGCAGGGCAGTATGAGCGTGCTCTGGATGCGCGGGCAGGGGAGACGAGCAAGGATCCGCCCGCTGCGCCGGGAGAGCCTGCCCTGAGCGGGCGTGAGTCGATGATTTGACAGCCTTCGGGTCGGCCACTATGCTCTCTGATCTTCGGGGCGTAGCGCAGCCTGGTAGCGCACCTGAATGGGGTTCAGGTGGTCGGAGGTTCGAATCCTCTCGCCCCGACCAATGGAATAGAAGGGTTACGCCTCGCGGCTAACCCTTTTTTTGTGCTCGTACGTTTCCCGTGCAGGGCAGGAGCCCCGCCGTGTTCAGTCGCGATAAGCGACTGACTCCTCGTGGCCGTCGCCCTGGACGAAGCGATTGGAAACCCATCCCCCCGAAAGCGATCGCGCGGTGCTGGTTTAGCAGTGCCTGCTGACTTGCGCCGAACGCTCGCTCGCCGAGGCCGGCGAGCGCCCATCGACGGAGATCGCCTCAGTCTTCGCTGTCGCCGAACATATTCGCCGGATTCGGCATCATCCTCATCGGGTTCATGCCGTTGCCGCCGCGGTCGTAGGCGCCGGGACCATAGCCCTGAGGAGGCCCGAAATTGGGACCATACCCCGACCCGTTACCAGGGCCGTGGGCGGGGCCATAGCCGTAACCTGGTCCATGGCCTCCATAACCGGGGCCGCCCCGGGGCGGATAGCCTTGCCCGTAACCAGGGCCATAACCAGGCCTGAAGCCGGGCGGCGGTCCGTAGTTCGGTGCACCGCCATAGCCACCCGGCGCCGCCGGCATCGGCGCGCCCTGCTGCGGACCCGCTTGCATGGGCATCTTCCCGGGAGGCATTTCGGCTCCCGGCTGTCCGGCTGGGCCGGCGCCGCCGGGCATCGGCCCACGCCCATAGTCGCCGTCCGGTGCGCCATAGCCCGGAGCCCCATATCCGGGCGCGCCACCGTAACCGGGGCCATTGGGGCCGGAATAGTCCTGGGGTGGCCCGTAGTCGCCATGGCGTTCGTCGTCGTTGTCGCCGCCCATCCACTTGGATGGGTTCATCATGTCGCCCATGTCGAAGGCCGCGGCGGAACCCGCCAGCATCAGCGTCGCGACGCCGACGGAAAGGATGTCGGTCTTGCGGTTCATTTTGTTCGAGGTGCTCCTTAGGTTCGGTGAGGGTTCCACTCGGCCTCGGCACCGAGCGGCGACGATCGGCCCAGGACGTCGATCGCACATCAGGTCACAGCGGCCTCGTCACGAGGCCGAGTGCATCACCGCTGCGGTGGCGACCTTGGGCGTCAGAGGACGAGATCTCGTCGATGCGATGACCAAAGCTCGCGCGGAGACGAAACGCGCCGGAGGAGACAGTATAGGCGTTGATGATCGCTGGCGGGCCAGCCTGGTACTCCGAGCAAGAGATCTTGATGGGCTCAGCAAGACGAGCAGCGGCCAGAGGCTAGGTGCCCCAGCTCCGGACTAGCCGAGGTCAATTCGATCTCGTGGAACGGTGCGGAGGGCTGTCTCTCGCCTTGCCAGAAGGGTTCTGCCGCGCCGGCGCGCCTACCAGGTTGGGTTCCAGCCGCGCGTGCGAATGAGGATCACGGTGATCAGGAGCACGAGCAAGAAGCCCCAGAGCGAGACGTAGAACAGGATCGATTGCTTGGCGCGATTGCGCTCGGTCCAGGATCGCGGCCGTACGCCTTTGAGCAAGAAGACGATCTTCGCCGAGAGCAGGACGCAGACGATGTTCGTCGCGAGGAGCAGGAAGGCACCGAAGGCAGCCGACCAGTGGCCCGCGCCGATCATCATCCCCATGGTGGCCGCCGGCGGTAGCAGGGCGACGGCGACCATGACCCCGACCAGGGTCGCCGATAGCCCGGTGGTGAGCGAGAGGACCGCCGCGGCGCCGGAGGCGAGGCCGAGGACCACCCCGCCCAGGTCGACGTCGGTGCGGGTCTCGATCGCCTGGTTGTCGAGATCGACCGGCAGTAACAGGGTGATGGCGATCGTGATCGCGAGCGTGATCGCGATGCCGGCGACGTTGGTCCTCAAGGCGCGCCAGGTGAGATCCCTGTCGCCGAGCGACGTCGCGAAGGCCAGCGCGATATTCGGCCCGAGCAGCGGGGCAATCACCATCGCGCCGATGACGACGGCGATGTTGTCCTCGATGAGCCCGATCGCGGCGACGAAGGTCGAGAGCACCGTCAAGATCAGATAATTGCTGTTGAGTTGCGCGCCCCGTGCGATCTGGGTGTAGAGCTCTTCGCGCGTCGAGGAGACCTTCTTCTTCTTGCTCTCGTCGCCATCGCTCTCGGCTGGGCCCTCGTGGGTCAGGGTCGTGTCGACGGGCTGGACGACGATCCGTGCCCGATCGGCGGCCACGAAGAGGTCTTGCAAGGAGTCGATCAGGGCCTGGCGTTTCCCGTCCGGCATCAGCATGCGGATGT
This portion of the Thioflavicoccus mobilis 8321 genome encodes:
- a CDS encoding TIGR00341 family protein is translated as MRIVEVVADAKHAKTLAGMARFYGAVDYWWSGDGGDGRCNIRMLMPDGKRQALIDSLQDLFVAADRARIVVQPVDTTLTHEGPAESDGDESKKKKVSSTREELYTQIARGAQLNSNYLILTVLSTFVAAIGLIEDNIAVVIGAMVIAPLLGPNIALAFATSLGDRDLTWRALRTNVAGIAITLAITIAITLLLPVDLDNQAIETRTDVDLGGVVLGLASGAAAVLSLTTGLSATLVGVMVAVALLPPAATMGMMIGAGHWSAAFGAFLLLATNIVCVLLSAKIVFLLKGVRPRSWTERNRAKQSILFYVSLWGFLLVLLITVILIRTRGWNPTW
- the lptF gene encoding LPS export ABC transporter permease LptF is translated as MLRIIDRYLILEVLKAFVAVSAVLMLVVVSMLLLRVLEEANLGALNSGLVLRFLSLEFSRALSSLLAPAFFLAILVAYGRMSRDSEMIAFWAGGVGPGRLYRALIYVAVPLALLTAWTALDLKPWVVREIQLVRVQQKDQGAQIAGLQAGRFYQQFDGDVTLYIGEIDDQRRLRHVFIHDRRGSVERLVLSDIGYYQMDEATGDHLVTLLNGRRYDGRPGAADYSIGEFETYRVWIEARTAKLYGHKRSLMPTGELIGSDDPQDRAELENRLADPLAILTLAIIAVPLGIGSPRQRGTARILLAFLTYFSFFNLQRLAETWLGQGVTPLWLGSLWYQPLIMSIVFGILLSDSYWLKRLQRRLGFAKAPSGI
- the cobF gene encoding precorrin-6A synthase (deacetylating) codes for the protein MKKMLLIGIGPGHPDYLTIQAIEAMRRVDVFFFLEKAGDGKGELIRIRREILERYVPEGRYRTFTVKSPQRDGSGAYRDGVEAWYRAKADLFVGLIQDELADGECGALLLWGDPSLYDGTLSILKGLLDDGPVAFELDVIPGITSIQALTARHRIPLNRIGEGIQVTTARRLAASDPEDITNTVVMLDSNASFRELAETDLTIYWGAYLGTEDEMLVSGRLGDVAADLAERALRAKAEKGWLMDIYLLRKEDSGD